Below is a genomic region from Prunus persica cultivar Lovell chromosome G3, Prunus_persica_NCBIv2, whole genome shotgun sequence.
GTGGGGTGTAGAACAGGAGAAATTGGTTTTTCCAAGGTTTTGGGGGATCAGTTGTCAAGAGCTTTCACTCAAATTATGGGTGTTTTTCTTCGTTTTCCCAAGTTCAATCTCTTGGGAGGTTTGTTGGCCTTCACCACTAGAGGCAGATTGGTGCTGATCAAACTCACTGCTAGGCCCACTAATCCCACTAGTTCCTTGCTCTTGCTCTTGGCTTTCTAATGCTAGTTTTCTGAATTTCTGCAAGTCTTCCTTGTATTCACTAGTGTTGTAGTCTGAGCTTCCGTAGGAACTGTATATTGTACTGTGACCCGGTATAACTCCCTCATTTAACTCATCTGGAGAAAGATTTCCTTCCAAAGCTCGAACTACCTGCTTTTAATCAAAGATTATGAACGAAATGCCACATACAGAacaatttttatatatctcAGTAAAAACACAAATCAGCATTGGACAGTCAAAATGGAATCAATGGATTTCCTAGGCATACTGACAATCTGAACAAATACAAGGTAATAGGAGAGATAAATGAAATGGAAAATCTGACTAAGAACGACCCCACACAATTTTACACAACTAGGTGGGTTTGAACTTTAAACTGTCTGTCTGTTTGgatttaccaaacatgaaacAGATTTGATTGGGTCTGTTGGCAGGTTGTGCACTCTTTTACTCAATGAAACTAAACCAATCCTCTAACACGAGGGACTTCGGATTCAAACCTCCCACTGGAGATCAACAAGTGACAGCTGCTGTTGATTAGACCACCACTGTCACTTCTAGTCCCTTGAACTCTTCTCTTAAAAGCTGTGAGTGTTGAACAGAACTGAGTAAGATAGGTGTTGACTATGGtacaaattttatatttcagGGGTACTTTAGATAATCCACATGTTATTTAGGGTTTTATATGTGTAATCATGTATTGCTCAAGTTTTGTCGTTAAATAAggtaacaaatttttttctccacAAGGTTATCCACAACAATCCCACATCCCTCTGGGAGCACGGACCTGCTCTTCAGCCGTACTTAAAAATTACCTCATGACTACAGTAGTAAGTAAATAGCTCTATGAACGAATGGATCGGATCGAAttggaaaatggaaaacaCTTTGCAATAAAGTTAACCATTGTTGGACTCTTgctaaacaaaaaagtaaggATCCACTTAAAGCACTTCTGTAGGGGGTTCTACGTCCATACACAAATAAAGATAACAGAATTATAACTATTCGGCTGCTAAAAACAAGACTATTAGACTTATTTTGACAGCTCAAACTAATTTCAGAACTTTGTAAAGATTACCTGGCTCATTCGTGGCCGACGTCGGCCGGAATGACGTACGCAAGCAGCAGCGCAAGCAAGCATACAGGCCATTTCACCAGTGTTGTAGTCATTCTGCAACCTTACATCAACAATAGCATCAAAGTTGCCTGTTTCCAATGCTTGTGCAAGCATAGGCCTTGCCTGAAATTCAATAACATTGTCCATCATCTTTCCCATGCCATTCAAGCCTTGCAATGAATAAGATTTCATTACAATaggtgaaaacaaaaactgttAGCCACACAGAAGACTTGTCCACTGCCCTAAACCAAAGAAATATCCCACAGAactgtgtttgtgtgtgtgtgtgtgagagagagagagagagagattacgCTCTGCATCTAAACAAAGGTGTGTGCTTTATAGTTCGTTCTCCACAAAAACATGATGGTAAAGTTCAGGTGCCATAATTGAACAGCTCTACTACAAGTACAACAAATTGATAAAATGCTAGAAATTAGTAGTGATGATATTGTCTACACACCCACTCAACCATGCTATCATCAGTGAAAGATTGAGTTTTATCAATTGGTTGGCGTCCAGTTATCAACTCCAATAGAACAACCCCAAATGAGAAGACATCTGACTTCTCGGTGAGCTTTCCACTAGATGCATATTCAGGAGCTAAGTAACTGCATTTGGTAAATTTACaaacaagcaaaaatggaACTATATTAGCAAATCAACCATGACATCCCAACAATAGATGGTTTTATTTTCACTCCACAAATAGACTTCATGGAACCAACAAAGCTATGAGTAAATTAATACAGACAATTGATCTTACCCAAAAGTTCCCATCACCCTAGTGGAGACATGAGTATCTGTATCTAAAGAAACCTTGGCAAGTCCAAAATCTGCAACCTGAACAAAAATCACATACAATACACAATACGAGTTAATTTTAGGAgcatttcaaaacaaattaaaaaaccattCAAGAATTCCGACTTAAAGATGGATTTGCATGTTCAAATGCTAAGCAATGCTGATTCGAATGTTTTAAGTTAAAGTTATCCAGATAGCCAGTCAATTCAACTACAATGTGTTCCTTTAGTTTGCCACGGAGAATTGAAAAGGCAGGAAAAGGATCAAAATTTTGGTGAGGAACTTACAATACTATCCCTCATATATGAATGCGAATCTCcttgtctcttttttttcctccatttaagaaaagaaagtagatatgaccaaaacaaacaaatctaCAGTAGTTATTTATTATCATATCATTCATCATGTCTTCGGATTTTACCGGTTTAAATTTAGTGGTTAATTAAGAGATTAGGTAATGAACCATGAAGCTATTACAATGCTACCTTAATTAGGCTCAACTATCCAGGAAGAACATTGTAACTTTGATGCATTTGAAAGTTTAAAAAGAATCGTATCAAAATGGGGAAGCTATTACTATCTACCTTTGCCTCAAAGTTATAGTCAAGAAGAATATTAGATCCCTTGATGTCACGGTGTATGATCTTGGGCTGACCTGAGATATAGTTCAACAGTGGGTGACTTCCAAGGCAGATAACAATGACCAAAAATTTTGCTTATGGTTAGCAACACAAAAAACTAGAGTGCAAAGAAGGCTTACAGTCCTCATGGAGATATGCCAATCCTTTTGCAGAGCCTAGGGCAATTTTCAATCTTGTTGGCCAATTCATAGTTGGCCTCCCCTTTCCTGCAATGATTTTCTTTGATAAGATTCCAATCATTGCTATGAAATGCAGAATAAAAACCAGATCCTAGCATAAccgttctttttctttcgttCTATTTTGGTGATTTAGAAAGGCAGCAAACTATAACCAACGAAAAGACATACCATGCAGATGAAATTCCAAGGTATCGTTTGGAACAAACTCATAAATAAGCATCCTTTGGGCCCCGCTAATGCAGTATCCAACCAGTGAAACAAGATGTCTGTGATGGACGCGACTAATGACCTCGATCTCTGCCTGGAATTCACGCTCCCCTTGTCCACTCCCAGCTTTCAGCTGCTTAATTGCAACCACTTTCCCATTTGGAAGGACTCCTTTATGAACATAACCAAATCCTCCTTGACCAAGGAGATTGGCATTGGAGAAACCATTTGTTGCCATCAGTAACTCTTCATATGTAAATGTGATTTGCGATGATCCAAAGGCAATGCCCGGAGATTGTCCTGAGGGTGGTTTCTCAGAGCTCAAGCTGCTACTGGTTGAAGATGGTACCGGAAAAAGAGCAGGCTTTGAATATATTTCTACTTTGTCTGCCAGTGGAGGAGTATAATTCTGTTGCAAATGCTGAGGTTGGCCACCAAATTGATCATCTGGAGAAATCAAAGGATATAAATTGCACAAATTAATTAGGGGCAAAGACCAGATGTCTATAGGCATTTCCGTGCCATGAAACCCAATGAATGAACTCAGAGGAAATAATTCAAGAAATCCATcaccaaattcaaaaattgcAAATTCAACTCACTCAATTCCAATGTGCAAACTTAGGCAGTGCACCCACATTCACTATataactaatatcaaaacttCAAACTTCTCATAAACAAAAGTttccaaccaaaagaaaattcgAGTTTTCAGATTTCAATTTTcgaacaacaaaaaaaggaagctCACTTTTAGGTTCGTGTGGATACTCATATGGCCTCCCTTGCTGCCGCCTCTTCCGTCTCCtgtagaaaaagaagaaaatcgaCACGAAAACTAGCATACTGAACCCTCCAATCCCAACCCCGACTATAATCGCAACATTCGTTTTCGTCGGCAAGGTCCCACTCCCCGGCgacggcggcggcggcggagACTCGGTCGGCGCTGtgggagggggagggggaggtGTTGTGGCGTTGGCCGGAGGAGAAGGAGTAGTAGGCTCTGGGGCGTTGGTCGCCGGAGGGGGAGGTGACGTGGCGTTAGTCCCCGGAGGAAGAGGTGACGTAGAGTTGGTCTCCGGAGACGGCGCCGACATTTCTGGCGAGGTTCGAAGTTAGCCGAGGGATTGAAGCAGCAATTTgccgtctttttctttttttcttttttgcgtTTGCGAAGAGAAGGTGTCTGAAAGTGAAATGAACAGTCACATGGGCGGTAGTTGGTGGAGAAGAAGGGAAGACTAACGCGGTGGGCCCCAAATCGAAAGAGACCGTTTATACTTCGCgtaatttttgtctttttttttttttttttggtctgagcGTGATTTTTGTCTTTAGTACGTCAACTTTTCCTAActgtttgattttctttttcttttttttggtcagatttgattttcttttacttttttacttttctataACTTTTCTTaccaaaaattaagaaatagaCGTAGATTGTTTTCCTTGAAACTTGGAAGGGATTGAGCCATTTACGTATCAAAATTCActctaactttttttttctgtttcccTGCCTgcttaatttaattgttttcGGTGATAGGGGAATTGGAAATTAACTTCAactcaaaaggaaagaaaggtaTTAACTAAAATACAATAGGATACATGAAATATTTCGGACAAAGTAATACAAATAATGTTTAAAGAGGGAAAATCGGACACAAGGCATCATGTACAGAGGTAAACTTTctaaatatttatgtattgTGACCGATCGAAACAATGTCTTATTATTTAAAGAAGTGAATGATCCAATCTGTAATGATATAAAAACTAAATTCTATATTATTATGTGAAAATGTAAGTGCGTTTTACAATTAAATCATTTTGGTAACAAGGCCTCTAAATTCTTGTTAGGTGCAATGAGGATTGGTAATTAAGgacaatataaatataatataatgcgCTCATACCTTTAGGTTCATGTGGAGGCTCTCCGGGGAAAATCTCCACCACATCATGTCGTTTGCCTCTCTTCCTCCTAAAGTAGATGATGAAAATGCACAAAGCCAGCACAAGTAGTATGAAACCTATCACACACCCCGCAATCACTCCAGCCAAAGTTCCCTTCGATACTACACTCCTTTTCCCCGGTGACGATGACAATGGTGATGGCGCCGGTCCATATGGAGATTCAAGTGTTGTTGCCAGGGACGATTCATATTGAAATTTTGAGGGAGTTGCATGGGGGGAATCTTGGTTGGTAGTACGAAAAAGGCAAATCCGCTAGTGATGACATGTTTAGATTGCTAGTTATTTTTTTCAGGAATCCTTGAACCTGTTTATAgaatttttagttttcctTCCTACCCCTTGTAAGAAAATCAGTAATCTTTGTACCAATGAGTCGCCTTTTTAGAACAAACTCTTGTAACAGTAGCAGTTCTAGAGCCAGTATTAGTAAACCCCCGGAAATAGTAAATGAACAACAAATGGAAACAAAACTAGTAATGAAATTGACTATAAAGATTGGAATATCCCCAAAATCCCTAGTACATAAATTTACAAGAAAAAATTgtcactttcaagtttcaaaagTACAACCCATGTGAAAACAGTTGAACAAGTCTATGCCTTGAGTAAAGAACACGAAACATGTCAATTATTAAACCTTGAGTCAATAAAGAAACATAAGAGTGATGGAAACAATTTCCTTCATATTGGCCTCGTTCAAGTAGCAGTCAAACCTCTTACCAGGTTCGGACTAAATGCCTCTAATTTACTTTGCCTATGTGATGCCAGATTGACCAACTTTAGTGATAGTACCGTAGGAATAATAGAGTCAAGCTTGTTTAATGGTCCTAACTTTAGTGGGATACATCAGAAGGTATCGATGATGGCGGTGTCGGTGGAGGAGATTCATATTGAAATTCAGGTGGTGTTGCCAGGGCCGATTCATATTGGAATTATGGAGGAGTTGGAGGGGGGAAATATTGGTAGTACGAAAAAGGCGAATCCGCTGGTGATGACATGTTTAGATTGCTAGCTATTTTTTTCAGGAATCCTTGAACCTGTTTATAgaatttttaacttttcatCCTACCCTTTGTAAGAAAACTAGTAATCTTTGTCCCAATGAGTCGTCTTTTTAGAACAAACTCTTGTAACAGTAGCAGTTCTAGAGCCAGTATTAGTAAACTCCCGGAAATAGTAAATGAACAACAAATAGAATACGAAACTAGTAATGAAATTGACTATAAAGATTGGAATATCCTCAAAATCCCTAGTACAGAAATTTACAAGAAAAAATGgtcactttcaagtttcaaaagTACAACCCATGTGAAAACAGTCGAACAAGTCTATGCCTTGAGTAAAGAACACGAAACATGTCAATTATTAAACCTTGAGTCAATAAAGAAACATAAGAGTGATGGAAACAATTTCCTTCATATTGGCCTCGTTCAAATAGCAGTCAAACCCCTTACCAGGTTTGGACTAAATGCCTCTATTTTACTTTCCCTACGTGATGCCAAATTGACCAACTTTAGTGATAGTACCGTAGGAATAATAGAGTCAAGCTTGTTTAATGGTCCTAACTTTAGTGGGATACATTAGAAGGTATCGATGATGGCGGTGGCAGTGGCGGAGATTCATATTGAAATTCAGGTGGTGTTGCCAGGGCTGATTTATATTGGAATTTTGGAGGAGTTGAAGGGGGGGAATATTGGTAGTACGAAAAAGGCGAATTCGCTAGTGATGACATGTTTAGATTGCTAGCTATTTTTTTCAGGAATCCTTGAACCTGTTTATAGAATTTTTAACTTTCCTTCCTACCCTTTGTAAGAAAACCAGTCATCTTTGTCCCAATGAGTCGCCTTTTAAGAACTAACTCTTGTAACAGTAGCAATTCTAGAGCTAGTATTAGTAAACTCTCGGAAATAGTAAATGAAGAACAAATAGAATACGAAACTAGTAATGAAATTGACTATAAAGATTGGAATATCTTCAAAATCCCTAGTACATAAatttacaagaaaaaatagTCACTTTCAAGTTGCAAAAGTACAACCCATGTGAAAACAGTCGATCAAGTCTATGCCTTGAGTAAAGAACACAAAACATGTCAATTATTAAACCTTGAGTCAATAAAGAAACATAAGAGTGATGGAAACAATTTCCTTCACATTGGCCTTATTCAAGTAGCAGTCAAACCCCTTACCAAGTTTGGACTAAATGCCTCTATTTTACTTTGCCTATGTGATGCCAGATTGACCAACTTTAGTGATAGTACCCTAGGAATAATAGAGTCAAGCTTGTTTAATGGTCCTAACTTTAGTGGGATACATCAGAAGGTATCATTGATGGCGGTGGCGGTGGCAGAGATTCATATTGAAATTCAGATGGTGTTGCTAGGGCCGATTCATATTGAAATTCTGGAGGGGTTGGAGGGGGGGAATATTGGTAGTACGAAAAAGGCGAATCCGCTGGTGATGACATGTTTAGATTGCtagcttttgttttcttcaggAATCCTTGAACCTGTTTATAGAATTTTTAGCTTTCCTTCATACCCTTTGTAAGAACACCAGTAATCTTTGTCCCAATGAGTCGCCTTTTTAGAACAAACTCTTGTAACAATAGCAGTTCTAGAGCTAGTATTAGTAAACTCCCGGAAATAGTAAATGAACAACAAATAGAATACGAAAGTGGTAATGAAATTGACTATAAAGATTGGAATATCCCCAAAATCCCTAGTACATAAATTTACAAGAAAAAATGgtcactttcaagtttcaaaagTACAACCCATGTGAAAACAGTTGAACAAGTCTATGTCTTGAGTAAAGAACACGAAACATGTCAATTATTAAACCTTGATTCAATAAAGAAACATAAGAGTGATAGAAACAATTTCCTTCACATTGGCCTCATTCAAGTAGCAGTCAAACCCCTTACCAGGTTTGGACTAAATGCCTATATTTTACTTTGCCTACGTGATGCCAGATTTACCAACTTTAGTGATAGTACCCTAGGAATAATAGAGTCAAGTTTGTTTAATAGTCCAATTCACCTTGATTGTTACCCAGACTTCACAGTAGGCCTTAGTGATCCTCACATATTAAAAACTCTAACATTAAACATTAAAACTTCAGAGTATAAAGTCTTGCCAGGTACCCAACCTCTAGCTTTAGTCTacataatttattataaagtCACAGGAACTAATATGAATTTCCAAGCTCTTAATAAAAGTCCAAAAGACCAAACCTTGCTTATTCAAAGTAGTAAAGCCGATGCTAATATAAGAGCCCCCCATACAATTAAGTAGTCAAAAGTAACTCTACCCCTAGATTGGACACTAACAACATAAAATCAACCCACTCCCATTCAGCataatttgaataatttagactatatCCAACAATATTTAGACGGTAccgtaaaaataaattttggaaaCCAGCCCCACAAGTCCTCAGTCCAAATACAACAACTTCCAACACCTAGTCAATCCTTTAAACATACCCCTGCTAGACATTCATTTGCAGCTTCCTCCTCTACACTGGAAAGAGACCTAGAGTTAGAGAAAACGTTAATTGATTTAAACTTAGAATCTTTAAGAAAAGCCTCCAAGGTCAACCACCCTTGTTATGGTAAGAAACTAGtcaaagaagatgagaaaTCAGATTACCCAGACTCCCCCACACAAACTGATTTTGAAGCTGAAGCCATTCTAGTAGACAATCTGTTGTGAACCCTCAAtaaagaattcaaaatacgTTGGAAAATTCTAGACAAACACCTAGagtcaaaagaaaatgttgaaaGACGGGAAAAATATAGGGCTACATACCCAAGTAAAGATCAAAGACAACAAATATTTAATGAATGGAAGGCTTACATGCTCCAAACCAAATCAGAAATTTTCAATCTTGATTCTGTTGAAGACCTTTACCAACAGaatgttcacccgttttagATTCGTTACTGTGATAGTAAGGTAAAGTTCCCCCATTGCCTCGAAAatcattgactggtcaacaagtcaactttcttttgtgtgcgagcgtgccactactAGCAACAAAAATCCTAGCAAACTTCCTAGcagactttttaaaaatagataacttgcgccctaAGTTattgatttctaaacaagcgattgtgaatttgggtgaggaatatctcccaagtaagttcttttcttgcctcatactggtgaggacttcacaatttttcacagtacaaaattggtagttctgcccagaataaatgataagaaagtgaactgtttcaggcagaactgcctctTACAAAGCTCAAAAAGGAAGACCAActttaaaaaagacaaaacaaaaaatgttgGACTTCAATTTCTGCTTAGATGAATGCTtttgatccgggctggactgagtATGTCTGTGCTAGATTAGActatcaacaccttcaactgtTAAGTTTCagctataaatcgataccaatgtTCGAGTATGGCAGAGCTtaaatctatttcaagccctggaaggctttttgaacTGGCAGAATTGGAACCTCTTCAGTCTGgcaggggcagaagtggctggatttgATGATTACTGAACTGGAACTGCATTGTAGTACCcgttctgcttgatcagggctctccataaatttgttgaggttttcatatttgtaaaatcCTAACTCTACTTGATTTGGCttatgctgaaccaaatttgtaacgagagaaatctcgctTTGAATGATTATTTCTCCGAAACTGAACTGAAGTTAGAGATTCTTGATTATAGCTGACttgtttcttgtggctcaatgagTTGTTGGTTGCTTCAGTGTCTTGAAGGTTTTTgggatcaagtgatcattttgagttttagttttgattgatttttttgctGTCCTTGATCTGTTCATCTTGtttcatatttatagaaaatgttGGAGTGAGatttctaatcttttaataatgggcagCAAATCTTCTTAAaagatattttttcttttcttaatgtCATCAGAGAAGGAAGCTACTATTCTGACAGAGAAGGGTTGTCAACAATCAGCTTCCATGGAggtcttttccttgctttttctgaaagaaaaccaactcACTTTGTTCTCTATTTGTTCCTTGtaaagagaaaaactcaatCTACCATGATGGTCAGTTTGCTTTCCCTgttttgaacaactcccttgcTCCTTACATATCTCTTGAAATAGTagtctgcttatctcttggaaaggCCATCTGCGTTGGCGCAGactttctatatatataagggattttgatcttcttccTTTGGCGGCAAAAATGGAGAAGTCCTTCTGTAAGACATACCTTCATTAACTCCCTATCAACTCTTCTgtgataattaaaaattttgacCTTTTCAACGTCAAGTAGTCACGTGGGGGCTTCTTTGAGAAAAAGATCTgatgtttttgccttttttgggATAGAGACCAAGTGGTGAGATTTTCACAAAAGTTGGGCTTTTATCTAAAACTGTGTGTATCAGTTTTTAATTGCCAATAATggtattttattcttttcaaaTCATGGCTACATTCGTAATTTGTTCAAAAGGGTCTGGACTTTTCCAGTGTcttggttttcttcttctgattcCTGTAAATGAaagcccaaatttttttggttcgtGGGCCTCTCGACGAAAATGGGCTGGCATGCAGAATTTTGGCCTAAACAcagaaaaaaggaataaagACTATAacacaagaaaaatggaaaagagaaaacaacacATAAGTCATAGTTAGTCATCCCCAAGTAGAAACGATAATCatttatcataaaaaaaaaatactaaaattacTGTCAATCCCTTTAAAATTCCTgaacaaaatgataaaaaattagttcaacaaaataattatacaaaTCAAAGTCTAATAATTT
It encodes:
- the LOC18784390 gene encoding proline-rich receptor-like protein kinase PERK1, which translates into the protein MSAPSPETNSTSPLPPGTNATSPPPPATNAPEPTTPSPPANATTPPPPPPTAPTESPPPPPSPGSGTLPTKTNVAIIVGVGIGGFSMLVFVSIFFFFYRRRKRRQQGRPYEYPHEPKNDQFGGQPQHLQQNYTPPLADKVEIYSKPALFPVPSSTSSSLSSEKPPSGQSPGIAFGSSQITFTYEELLMATNGFSNANLLGQGGFGYVHKGVLPNGKVVAIKQLKAGSGQGEREFQAEIEVISRVHHRHLVSLVGYCISGAQRMLIYEFVPNDTLEFHLHGKGRPTMNWPTRLKIALGSAKGLAYLHEDCQPKIIHRDIKGSNILLDYNFEAKVADFGLAKVSLDTDTHVSTRVMGTFGYLAPEYASSGKLTEKSDVFSFGVVLLELITGRQPIDKTQSFTDDSMVEWARPMLAQALETGNFDAIVDVRLQNDYNTGEMACMLACAAACVRHSGRRRPRMSQVVRALEGNLSPDELNEGVIPGHSTIYSSYGSSDYNTSEYKEDLQKFRKLALESQEQEQGTSGISGPSSEFDQHQSASSGEGQQTSQEIELGKTKKNTHNLSESS